The Solibacillus sp. FSL W7-1464 genome contains a region encoding:
- a CDS encoding Ig-like domain-containing protein, protein MKIYMKIVVAFVLLFSLNVTTVSTPQQAANAAYDYSNLSCTIEQGRDIVFVIQDTPDIQQHDPEYSRVTEVLSLMDQASDKDRFGLVGFGGGVTKELALTSNIVQAKNKLKEFRTDINPDMANDLSKGLEKAVDELSKNSASNDKIIVIMTVGNSIYNEVSKKLAADAYEEDITIHTISFGDPLYADVPFLTEIATLTGGNYTHSPNAAFLKDVLLKLSLPAQNFSGREVFSDWTLTQDVVEPSGLLIHDNVKVDLNGYDLTVNGDLVMQSCSELRAVSGVITAKDLKQQSRSTVNLNNSQLRVTNEFVQDGNVFVNGNYGGATAPEIKVNNYNQKIHGFLRLAGHSVEVDKDFSQEGLVNLEKGQITVKWDAVQKGYLNVQEGKLQVNGNLTINGGPLVNGGLTDNKSLNVGGGVVQVGFDDGIGSTGNVKQLSGQLYVNHGTVEIFGDYTITDGWLTMVNGSMDTLPAGYGPGDGDYVRVHGDFTMASMRNHMARQQSYLGKAVGDTAHLTDGVLEVAGNFTQTGNAEYHSSHSDRFYNYEKDYSKYNFHATGRHKVLLTGKGNITIESQGSLFNILEVKGKYSDYTVRGPVRWKQDQLIERSVSANANLIYLAINDIPVVGFNPNVKNYFNHIVPATSSTSGVSTLKVDARADDYLNAKVDVLNTVVNTDGTAKVQVLVTAHDGETQNVYTVNVTVGSGSNGHVTSVELDREELLFTVDGPGFKPNQATLTHTVYPKNAANQKVTWISSNEAVVTVNPSGIVTPVGVGQASITVTTEDGNFSDSVTVKVLKQNDLLEGIRTLADLVSDNDRYDRIMNGLYDMNNIGIVVPGRYIQSVDFSMTGNLAVGTVKTNSAANPQVAKVNVSVNGVQLPANIVTAYEEFKFLRATMTIRDYVEVIAYDAIGNELERVSSSYPVNFTAGTPVAPGFYSIQRLLSDPATFALILDHYSPEQLRFTAQ, encoded by the coding sequence GGGTAACAAAGGAGTTAGCCTTAACAAGCAATATCGTACAAGCTAAAAATAAGTTAAAAGAATTTCGAACAGATATTAACCCTGACATGGCAAATGATTTAAGTAAGGGCTTAGAAAAAGCGGTAGACGAACTATCGAAAAATAGTGCTAGTAATGACAAAATTATTGTTATTATGACGGTTGGAAACTCAATATATAATGAAGTTTCGAAAAAGCTGGCTGCAGATGCCTACGAAGAAGATATTACGATTCATACAATTAGTTTCGGAGATCCACTGTATGCAGACGTACCGTTTTTAACAGAAATTGCAACATTGACAGGTGGTAACTATACACATTCACCAAATGCGGCATTTTTAAAGGATGTTTTATTAAAACTAAGTTTACCGGCGCAGAATTTTTCGGGACGTGAAGTATTTAGCGATTGGACTTTAACGCAAGATGTTGTGGAACCAAGCGGATTATTAATTCATGACAATGTAAAAGTCGATTTAAACGGCTACGATTTAACAGTAAACGGCGATTTAGTCATGCAGTCTTGTTCAGAGCTGCGAGCAGTGAGTGGGGTTATTACTGCAAAAGATCTTAAACAGCAATCACGCTCGACAGTTAACTTAAACAACAGTCAGCTACGCGTAACAAATGAATTTGTACAAGATGGTAATGTCTTTGTTAACGGAAACTACGGCGGTGCTACTGCCCCGGAAATAAAAGTGAACAATTACAATCAAAAAATTCACGGTTTTTTACGTTTAGCAGGTCATTCTGTAGAAGTGGATAAGGACTTTTCACAAGAAGGTTTAGTGAATTTAGAAAAAGGCCAAATCACGGTGAAATGGGACGCGGTTCAAAAAGGATATTTGAATGTCCAAGAAGGAAAGCTGCAGGTTAATGGGAATTTAACAATTAACGGTGGTCCATTAGTAAATGGCGGCTTAACAGATAACAAGTCACTGAATGTAGGTGGCGGTGTTGTACAGGTTGGTTTCGATGATGGAATCGGCAGCACAGGGAATGTAAAGCAGCTAAGCGGCCAGCTTTATGTCAATCATGGAACGGTTGAAATTTTTGGCGACTATACGATTACTGATGGCTGGTTAACGATGGTCAATGGTTCGATGGATACGTTGCCTGCTGGATACGGCCCAGGTGACGGGGACTATGTACGTGTGCACGGCGACTTTACAATGGCCAGCATGCGCAATCATATGGCTCGCCAGCAAAGTTACCTTGGAAAAGCAGTGGGTGACACGGCACATTTAACCGATGGGGTGCTGGAAGTTGCCGGTAACTTTACGCAAACAGGCAATGCCGAATACCACAGTTCGCATAGTGACCGTTTCTATAATTATGAAAAAGACTATAGTAAGTATAATTTCCATGCAACTGGCAGACATAAAGTTTTATTAACAGGCAAGGGCAATATTACGATAGAAAGCCAAGGTTCGTTATTTAATATTTTAGAAGTAAAAGGAAAATATAGCGATTATACAGTGAGAGGTCCAGTGAGATGGAAGCAGGATCAGTTAATCGAGCGCTCGGTTTCAGCTAATGCGAATTTGATTTATTTAGCGATTAATGATATTCCGGTTGTTGGCTTCAATCCGAATGTGAAAAATTACTTCAATCATATTGTACCGGCAACAAGCTCTACAAGTGGTGTTTCTACATTAAAAGTAGATGCACGTGCGGATGATTATCTGAACGCGAAAGTAGATGTATTGAATACTGTAGTCAATACAGATGGCACAGCAAAAGTACAAGTGCTCGTAACGGCTCACGATGGCGAGACTCAAAATGTCTATACGGTAAATGTAACGGTTGGCTCTGGTTCAAATGGCCATGTGACATCTGTTGAGTTGGATCGTGAAGAGTTATTATTCACTGTGGATGGTCCGGGCTTTAAACCAAATCAGGCAACACTTACACATACGGTTTATCCGAAGAATGCCGCTAATCAAAAGGTCACATGGATTAGCTCGAATGAAGCAGTTGTAACGGTGAATCCAAGCGGTATTGTGACACCTGTTGGGGTGGGGCAAGCATCGATTACGGTGACTACAGAAGATGGCAATTTCTCGGATAGTGTCACGGTGAAAGTATTGAAACAGAATGATTTATTAGAGGGTATAAGAACACTTGCGGATTTAGTAAGTGATAATGACCGTTACGATCGTATTATGAACGGTTTATATGATATGAATAATATTGGTATAGTGGTTCCGGGTAGGTATATTCAATCTGTTGATTTTTCAATGACTGGAAATTTGGCAGTCGGGACAGTAAAAACAAATAGCGCTGCTAATCCACAAGTTGCGAAGGTTAATGTTAGTGTTAACGGTGTGCAGCTTCCGGCGAATATCGTAACAGCTTATGAGGAATTCAAATTCTTAAGAGCAACGATGACGATTAGAGATTATGTGGAAGTCATCGCATATGATGCGATCGGAAATGAACTGGAGCGTGTTTCGAGCAGCTATCCGGTTAATTTTACGGCAGGAACACCAGTAGCGCCTGGATTCTATTCAATCCAGCGTCTATTATCAGATCCAGCAACTTTTGCACTGATATTAGATCATTATTCTCCTGAACAACTACGATTTACAGCACAATAA
- a CDS encoding cohesin domain-containing protein translates to MLIFAPKNMKLKMTKILVILSLLLVWLPTTKIEAKEKPILGVTTVYENRATIVDLAVYLKSDEKIAGGSFDVIYDSTQLTVNDSSVVVGEALSGFILNSTNGGTAGKVSAAFANDTGLTINGNVLTFKGRISKKDSTIDLQFENVQFYGEDGKKIAVTIVDGAIKPFDGKESTNQDKADNAKPWTITMSTAYNRASLNEHTVSVKDRYNRPVEIVIVNVSNTEFKVKPKGTYARGTYTLEITDQLLSVTGEKLEEPVRYIFTVE, encoded by the coding sequence GTGCTTATATTTGCGCCAAAAAACATGAAATTAAAAATGACAAAAATCTTAGTCATACTTAGTCTGTTACTGGTATGGCTTCCAACTACAAAAATCGAAGCAAAAGAAAAACCGATTCTCGGAGTAACAACAGTTTATGAAAATCGTGCGACAATAGTAGACCTGGCCGTTTACTTGAAGAGTGATGAGAAAATAGCAGGCGGTTCGTTTGATGTTATATACGATTCTACACAACTAACGGTCAATGATTCGTCAGTAGTTGTCGGTGAGGCTTTATCAGGCTTCATATTGAATTCAACAAACGGGGGGACTGCCGGGAAAGTATCGGCAGCCTTTGCCAATGATACAGGCTTAACGATTAATGGCAATGTTTTAACATTTAAAGGGCGGATTTCAAAAAAAGATTCAACAATCGATCTTCAATTTGAAAATGTGCAGTTTTACGGAGAAGATGGGAAGAAAATTGCGGTAACAATTGTAGATGGTGCGATTAAACCGTTTGACGGGAAAGAATCAACGAATCAGGATAAAGCCGATAACGCGAAACCATGGACCATTACAATGAGTACTGCCTATAACAGAGCTTCTTTAAATGAACATACGGTAAGCGTAAAAGATCGTTATAATCGACCAGTGGAAATTGTCATCGTCAATGTCAGTAATACAGAGTTCAAAGTGAAACCAAAAGGCACGTATGCTAGAGGTACGTACACATTAGAAATTACAGATCAGCTGCTATCGGTGACTGGTGAAAAATTAGAAGAACCCGTTCGGTATATTTTCACGGTGGAGTAA
- a CDS encoding putative Ig domain-containing protein → MRKQLIIRAMTFLGMLFILFSSVPAHAAISSTLEVGEVRTIGKEVVLPVTLHKTNYLTSLQATISIPTNDGAATIKSFKPNGIFDGFAFNTIGKIENNKLTLDILSTTNVAQTISGSDYIIGYITISLSSKFTEGSEAFVVIDSLSAKGNQNRAIIVDRLDGKIEHQIPYGDVLGQNEPTAAGALRILQHIKGDSITEQSALLAADVDGDGTLTQIDAQQILDFITGKRTSFLAVKAKELDSAVLNSEYSAKLEGVHGREPYKFTRVSGSMPSGLKLDAATGEITGKPTIAKSYTFTIRVTDALDQTSNRQFTLDVIDSNIKSVEPVPPVNVKPNETPALPTEVTVTYNDKTTGKEKVVWEKVDTSKIGTMIVKGTVGNSGFKTSVEVHVVSQDYINNIDVRYTQFMNIHTIVLNVAPSVYRITIDNLPVNNYDGNNQFSYVTTSFAKDSTVVIRLYDRYGNLLETKLQPL, encoded by the coding sequence TTGAGAAAACAGCTAATCATTCGTGCAATGACTTTTCTAGGGATGCTTTTTATATTATTTTCTAGTGTCCCTGCACACGCGGCCATTTCCTCCACTTTGGAAGTCGGAGAGGTGCGCACAATAGGCAAAGAAGTCGTATTGCCAGTAACACTTCATAAAACAAACTATTTAACATCTTTACAGGCAACAATCAGCATTCCAACAAATGATGGGGCGGCTACGATCAAAAGCTTCAAGCCAAATGGTATTTTTGATGGTTTTGCATTTAATACGATTGGCAAAATTGAAAACAATAAGTTGACGCTCGATATTTTATCGACAACGAATGTAGCTCAGACCATCAGCGGAAGCGATTATATAATTGGCTATATTACAATTTCACTTTCAAGCAAGTTTACAGAAGGCAGTGAAGCATTTGTTGTAATTGATTCATTAAGTGCCAAAGGAAATCAGAATCGTGCAATCATCGTGGATCGATTGGACGGGAAGATTGAACACCAAATTCCATACGGTGATGTGCTTGGTCAAAATGAACCGACAGCTGCCGGTGCTTTGAGAATTTTGCAGCATATTAAAGGAGATAGCATTACAGAACAATCGGCCTTATTAGCGGCTGATGTGGATGGTGATGGTACGCTAACTCAAATCGATGCACAGCAAATATTGGATTTTATCACAGGCAAGCGGACAAGTTTTTTAGCCGTTAAAGCAAAAGAACTGGATTCAGCCGTCTTGAACAGTGAGTACTCGGCTAAATTAGAAGGGGTTCATGGCAGAGAACCTTATAAATTTACACGCGTTTCGGGGTCAATGCCATCAGGTTTGAAATTGGATGCCGCTACGGGTGAAATAACAGGAAAACCGACAATTGCTAAATCGTATACATTTACTATTCGTGTAACAGACGCGTTAGATCAGACATCGAATCGCCAATTTACGTTGGATGTCATTGACTCCAATATCAAATCAGTAGAGCCGGTTCCACCTGTGAATGTCAAACCAAATGAAACTCCTGCATTACCAACCGAAGTTACGGTAACATACAATGATAAAACGACAGGTAAAGAAAAAGTTGTGTGGGAAAAGGTGGATACATCAAAGATCGGTACAATGATTGTAAAAGGCACTGTCGGAAATAGCGGATTTAAAACAAGCGTAGAAGTACATGTTGTGAGTCAAGATTATATAAATAATATTGATGTTCGTTATACTCAGTTTATGAATATCCATACAATTGTATTGAATGTCGCTCCAAGTGTGTATCGTATTACAATTGATAATTTGCCAGTAAATAATTACGACGGCAATAATCAGTTTAGTTATGTAACAACTAGTTTTGCCAAAGATTCTACAGTGGTTATTCGTCTATATGACCGATATGGTAACTTGCTGGAGACAAAATTGCAACCGCTTTAG
- the tnpB gene encoding IS66 family insertion sequence element accessory protein TnpB (TnpB, as the term is used for proteins encoded by IS66 family insertion elements, is considered an accessory protein, since TnpC, encoded by a neighboring gene, is a DDE family transposase.), whose amino-acid sequence MKQDFTSVQNIYIICGKTDMRKGIDGLATLIQDSFELDPYSDSIFLFSGWSKDRYKCLYFDGDGFAMLYKRLDNGKLQWPKDENEVRKLSQQELRWLLEGLSLQQPKAIAKSTKGIF is encoded by the coding sequence ATGAAACAGGATTTTACGAGCGTGCAAAACATCTACATCATCTGCGGCAAGACAGACATGCGTAAAGGAATTGATGGTCTCGCAACGCTCATTCAAGATTCTTTCGAATTGGATCCGTATAGTGATTCTATCTTTCTGTTTTCTGGATGGAGCAAGGATCGTTATAAATGTTTGTATTTCGATGGAGATGGCTTCGCCATGCTTTATAAACGATTAGATAATGGGAAATTACAATGGCCAAAAGATGAAAATGAGGTACGCAAACTTTCGCAACAAGAGCTTCGTTGGTTATTAGAAGGATTATCTCTGCAACAGCCAAAGGCGATTGCAAAATCTACAAAAGGTATCTTTTAA